ttccttttttgtagcatctttgcctggttttggtattagattgatgttagcttcataaaatgaattaggtagtgttccatttttttcaatgttttgaaggagtttgagtaagattggtgtcagttctttctggaaagtttggtagaattcccctgtgaagccatctggccctgggcatttattcgtgggaagatttttgatgactgattggatctctttgcttgtgatgggttggttgaggtcttctatttcttctctggtcagtctaggttgttcatatgtttccaggaaattgtccatttcttctacattatccagtttgttgccatacagttgttcataatatcctcttataatttttttaatttcttcaggatctgcagttatgtcacctttttcattcattattttgtttatatgggtcttctctctttttgattttgtcagtctagctaggggcttgtcaatcttgttgatcttctcaaagaaccaacttttggtgatattgatcctctctattgtttttttgttctctatgtcatttatttctgctttaatccttgttatttcttttcttgtacttggtttaggattggtttgctgttcattttctagcttcttcagttgatccattagttctttgattttggctctttcttcctttttaatatatgcgtttagtgctataaatttcccccttagcactgcttttgctgcatcccataggttttggtatgttgtgttctcattttcattcgtctctatatatttagcaatttctcttgctatttcttctttaacccactgattgtttaggagtgtgttgtttaacctccaggtatttgtgaattttctaagtctctgatggttattgacttctaattgtattccattgtggtcagagaatgtgctttgaataatttcaatctttttaaatttattgaggcttgttttatgtcccagcatatgatctattctggagaaagttccgtgagcactagaaaagtatgtgtatcctggtgatttgggatgtaatgtcctgtagatgtctgttaaatctaattcatttatcagattgtttaggttttcaatttccttattggtcttctgtctggttgatctatctataggagagagtgatgtgttgaagtctcccacaattattgtggaaacatcaattgcttcctttagtttcgccagtgtttctctcatgtattttgtggcaccttgattgggtgcatagacatttacgattgttatttcttcttgctgaattgccccttttattagtatgtagtggccttctttgtctctcaaaacatccctgcatttgaagtctattttatctgagattaatattgctacacctgctttcttttggctgtagcttgcatgaaatatttttttccatcctttcactttcagtttctttgtgtccctgtgtctaagatgagtctcttgtatgcaacatattgatggttcattttttttgatccattctgcgaatctatatcttttaattggggagtttaatccatttacattcaacgttaaaacagtgaaggcatttcttgaatcggccatcttatcctttggattatgtttgccatatttttccctctctctattaatatcctttattgtacccataccgaatctctttagtactgaacctttctccaagtctctctgtcctgtctttgtttctctgtctgtagggctccctttagtatctccagtagggcaggtctcttgttagcaaattctctcagcatttctttgtctgtgaaaaatttaagctctccctcaaatttgaaggagagctttgctggataaagtattcttggctggaaattcctctcactcagaattttaaatatatcgtgccactgccttctcgcctccatggtggctgctgagtagtcactacttagtcttatgctgtttcctttgtatgtggtgaattgcttttctcttgctgctttcagaacttgctccttctcttctatgtttgacagtgtgatcagtatatgtctcggagtgggtttttttggatttattctatttggagttcgctgagcatttatgatttgtgtatttatgttgtttagaagatttgggaagttttccccaacaatttctttgaatactcttcctagacctttacccttttcttccccttctgggacaccaatgagtcttatattcggacgtttcatattatctatcatatccctgaggtccatttcgagtttttcaatttttttccccattctttcttttatgttttcattttccattctgtcatcttccaggtcactgattcgttgttcaacttcctctagtcttgtactatgagtgtccagaatctttttaatttggtcaacagtttctttaatttccataagatcatccatttttttatttagtcttgcaatgtcttctttatgctcttctagggtcttcttgatttccttcatatcccgtactagggtctcattgttcatctttagttctttgagtagctgctctaggtgtgtctcttctggtcttttgatttgggtgcttgggcttgggttatccatatcgtctggttttttcatatgctttataattttctgttgtttttggcctcgtggcatttgctgaccttgatagggttcttttagggtttgtagaccagttgaagtccttatctctaatttatcagatctacagcttcgtggagtacactttctctaactaaccagcaggtggcgtccacgagccacctgttctccacaagccagatctcccctgcttagcctttttggtgagtgggggagtgagtcttgtggggcccaattggtgtcccaagcttgcgtgtgtagttggtgttgcctgccctgtatgtggggcgtgtttctgggcagtcggggagggggggtggccctaacaatcaaatctccctgatgatcctagagttttaaagctactgcaatagtctaatccttcagttcagtcctgccacagtttgtctctgccactgacccacaagtctttggtattggcgtatggctcctgagacttgcaagtgggcccctcttccaggctgtgcaccccgggtcctctgttgagggatgactgtgctatgtcgcaggtgagtgccgtccccccagggcagttctgggctgctgggctgtgttgggaggctcccagtctgctcaaatgatggctgaatggggctctgttaattcacactgctcccccttcccagctctgggacattcagctgaggttgcagggaaggctaatgtccacgcccagttttgtggtgtgtgcctgttacttgaagcacttccgtcacactgggttgtctggggcagctctgggctatggggctggcgatgggcaggagtgtttcctgtccaccaggatggtggctgtgagcggacaccccccttttcttgggaagttgtgttgtttagtgaattttctcagccactggattattgccttttgtctcagagctctcttagttctgctcttgacttgatgtgcccaaatttcaattctttgaagctttctgtattgagcttcttagagtaattgttttagaaaaagcaaaaaggatttaaaaaaaaaaaaaaaaaaaaaaaaaacggccctcctcagagatctaatgggttattgaaatgctaatagacaaagcaaccagggccattaaggaaaagtgcccagggcagagagatcagccttgcttcgggatttgcatatgcgcctcaaggcctgatctccgcccttcccctttctgtgttcaccagaactccaaaaatcctctgcttttattttggagtttttcgtgttgttttttttctatgcctgtctcctctctgctgggctggctgctctcagagtctctggtgtctggcctcagtctatctatggttggagtttgaatcagtagaatgagtttccggtaagagcagccactgcaattctcccttctccttcctggagctgacagcccctcctcccccgggactgagcctggcagggaggggcgcgggtcccctggccgcaaaaacttacagatttcgctgatctcagcagttccacgttttcatgagtgttgtatgaagtatgcccaaagacagattgctctgtggtgtcccgtccacgcagttcctggctttttacctgctttcctggaggagtaactaaaacatacagctcaccagtctgccatcttgcccatgCTTCGGTGGGTTTTTATAAAGCATAGCATAATTGTTTCGTGGCGGGGCTAGAATTAATTCTGCTGAGTTTACACTCAGAGGGACAGATATTTGATTTTGGAGCCTTGTCATTCTTTTTCTAACAGTGAGCCCACAAATAATTGAAGTATTACTCTGGCCACTATACCAGCCAGCTAAGGCCTCTAAGTTGTGAGACATATGGCAGTTAAATCTATTGTTTCTGCCTTGTGAACTTAGAGGCCCTTTGGAAAATGTTacctaattctttttttctcctttctgtaaGTGTTCAACCTCACAGGCCTACAACAAACCCAAATACTTCTAAATTTGCTCAGAAATATGGAGATGCTGAGAAGTGTTCCAGATGTGGGGATTCTGTATATGCTGCCGAGAAGATCATTGGAGCTGGAAAGGTAAAGTGctattttgaattaataataGCGAATAACTCTGCCATGCCCCTTTCCCAGTCCTTCTACCCCCACTCATTTATAATAAATGCTTTGgataaaccatttttttaaaacaaatttccaCCTGAATCATTAATTTTTTGAAGTGATGCCCTTTTTGGACACATCACATCTATATTTAAAAGAAACTTCCTTTCATAGGGGGTGTTTCCTAAAGCCAAGTAAAAAGTCAACCAAAGTCCACTAAAAAGGCCAGATTGTTAAATCTGGAATCTGCAGGTTATTTTAGTGTAGTGAAAAAAGCAGTGAACCAGAGTCAGGAGAAGTGATGCGAATTACCAGCCTTGTGACTTTGGAAAAGTGACTTAGTCTCTTTGAACTGTAGTCTTTAAAGGAGCAGAGCAGGTTTATGCCAAGGCCTGACACTGCTCTTAGGATAGGATAGGGTACCTTCCATGGTTCAGCACTTAGCCCTTTTACAGGTGATTAAGAATGTAGATCCTGGACAAGGCCAGTTTCAACCTTTTAGTTGGGATTGAACCACTGCAGTCACCTTGGGTTGATTGTTCTGAGCCATTTCTTCCCATAGCATTTATTTTGTAATGCAGAGAAAAGGCCTCTCAAACATACTAACACACTGTCTTTTTTAGCCCTGGCACAAAAACTGTTTCCGATGTGCCAAGTGTGGGAAGAGTCTTGAATCAACAACTCTAACTGAGAAAGAAGGTGAAATCTATTGTAAAGGTAAATGTAATTTCAGTTATTGCTATTCATATGAATATCCTACACTATTGATAATTGAAATGTCACCAGCgtaaagaaaaggggaaaacacAGTACTCTGAAAATAGGGAAGAGCAGGCATGGTGTCACTGGCTATTTGAAAAAAGATCCAGAGATGCTTACAGATGACTAAGAACCTCAGTACAATTTTATTCCTAATCATTAAAAACtcccctgcaaaaaaaaaaacacaaaccctTAAACCCACCATAGTTTTCTTTCAGCATCGTGTTTTAAGCAAACCATATGAGGATATaaacataatatacacaaatataaCTTAATAGGCCTGATTTTCATGATTGCAACTCAGTGGGACCATGAGCTGGATCCTATGGAACCAGAATGCTTGGACTTGCCTTTGCAGCTTTAAGATACTTACTTCATAgcatgttttacattttaaataagttGAACTCTTTTTGGCATAGCtaccagtttattttttaatatatgggAGTTTGTGTGGATGTTTAGCAATGCTAGCAAAGCTTGGTGGACTTaacttatttcttccttttcttttgtagGATGCTATGCAAAGAATTTTGGGCCCAAGGGAATTGGTTATGGCCAAGGAGCAGGAGCCCTTGTTCACGCTGAATAAAGGTGTAAACTCCCAAACCAAGTATCACACACTGAGAATCTCTTCATAATCTAAACACAGATAATCTCTTAACACTAAACTGTGAAATTCTAGCAGCATTTAAGTACTGTATATTATGCTGTACTTGCATAGGCTGGCTAACTTGTAAGAAAATACACTGTATCCTTTTGCTTTATTCTCCAGCATTTTAGAGAATCAtctctttcacattttaaataaaactcaGCTTGAGTTGCATGTTCAATGCCTCTCAACCTTTTGGGGGAACTGCTGTGATTCAGTTAGTGGAAAATCATTTGCTTCCCTACctctattttatttgttaaaaagatTCTACCCCCATCACCCAGTTGATTCACTAGGTTAATGTTTGCATTACAGATATCGGAAGGTGTTATCTGTCTCTGTTAAATTGCTAAGTATGCCTCCAGAGTGAAGATTGCTAGGCAACAGGAACTGAAATGGTGATGCCTAAGAACTGGCATTTAGCACTACAGTATCTTCTTTCCTGCACCATTGGACTGGtggttactcttttttttttttgaagcagtTTCCCAAAGTGTGGCTTGGGGACAGcttgcattagaatcacctgaggtATTAAAAAGCAGATTCCTAGACACTGCTTGCTCCACAGAAGGAAAATCTTTAGGTTGGGGCCATAGAATTCTTAAATTCCTCAGAAAGTCATACTAACCTATGGTAGCTTTTAAACAAaacacttttattcttttgtctttaCCCCTGAAGATCATCATAAACAGCTACAGACAACTTTAGAACCTGAGGCATAGcaagattgattgattgattgattgattgacttTCCATTCTAAATCTTGgaaactgggtttttttttttttttttttttttttttttttaacatttcaattcTTAGTAGCAAGGTATGTAGCATTGTCTGGGCATTCATTTGGCTAGGATAGGCAAGGAACACTAGATTATATAAGGAGTGTTGTCATTATTCCCTTAGAAGCTGTTAGTTCTTTACCACAGATTCAATTTGACCATTTTCTCCCCCTGGCAGAGGGTATGAAATTGGTCTGTGATGTGTATTAGTAAAATTGAACCAACCTGACCTGTGAACACATCTTAATCTTTTCTAAAGcctattttaatgtattttagtGCTTATTTGGAAAAGCTAAAGGGGGTGTGGTATGTATAACAAATGATAGAAACTTAGTGGGATCAATTTGATTAAGGGAGTACTGGGTGAAAaaatttgaaggggaaaaaacccacaaatcatctagattgatgcagaaaaaggcatttcacaaaacccagcaacctttcttgataaaacactttgaaaaataggcacagaaggaaacttcctcaacatgataaacggaatttctgaaaaatctacagccagCTTCGTGGTCAATTgtgaaaaactgaatgctttccctctaagatcaggaacatgacaaggatgtccactgtcaccactgttatttagcattgtactggaagttccagccagagcaattaggcaaggaaaaaaaagacatccaaattggacaggaacaagtaaaattttcactattggCAGATGATGTACTATATATAGATAGTCCTGAAAACTCTACAACAAAGCAACTAGAGCTGTAgatgaattcagcaaatttgTAGAGTCCCAGTCCAACacacaaaatcagtagtgtttcttatgtactagtaatgaacactttgaggaaataaaaaaaattccatttacaatcatAACTAGTGACTCATTTTTAACGTGAATGACAAAAGTAAATTAGAAAAGATAATACAGCTTTTGCCTACCTTTCTCTTGGGAGATCATTCTTGGAACTCAGCCACCATGTTCTGAGGAAGCTCAGACCATATGAGAAGGCCACAAGTAGGTGTAACAGTCTCAGCTGAGGTCTCACCCAACAGCCAGAATTAACCAAACGTGAGCGGGTGAGCCTGTTGATTATTCCGGTCCCTGGTCTTTGAACCATTCTAGTTGTTGACACCAAGTGGAGCAAAGTGAGTTATTTCTGCTGAGTTCTGACCAAATAGATccatgaacaaaataaatattatattaaatttttgTATGGTGTTATATAGCAATAACCAAAACACTATATATAGCAAACTTCCTGACACAGAGCCACCATTTCCCATACTTAACGTAGTTCTGTCTGGAGTTTTGGAACTACTGGATATTCTAAGGGAAAATTGTTCTAAATGAGGTTGCCAGGTTCCTGGTAATTTGATACCAGttgatacaaattttaaaataattaagataGCTAtccatttataattaaaattattcttgATTTCGTTGGGAGCCATGGCAAAACAGCTACCCCAAAACTGTAACagtaagagccacaactgcagttcgccctcctggttcccagcactgacggcccctcctcccatgggactgagcctggcagggaggggcacagaccccctggccacgagaacttacagatttcactgatctcagttccacgtgttcatgagtgttgcatgaagtatgcccaaagtcaaattgctctccggtgtctggtccacgcagttcctggctttctacctactgccctggaggagtaattaaaaccTACATGTCagcactccgccatcttgccccacctcaatatatttttacatcttgTGTTACCTACATTGTTTGATTTGCATCTATTTTGTATCTTCTATGTCTCTACACTTAACTTTTTGAATATATGGACTATAATTACAATAACTTTTAATAGCTTGTTACTTTCAAATCTTTGGCAGTTCTGGGTAAGTTTTGATAGTTTCTTCTCCCTTACATGGGTCATTCCTCAGTTATGAGGAATAATTAGCCCTAAACTGAGCACTGCTCTGGTCCTGCATAACAAATCTCAAAAGCAAGACCTGAAAGGATCAACgcttccaagtaacttaactgcatcCCCAAACAAAgctcaggaatttttttttataggaAGACAGAAACACCCAGTATCCAATTCATGGTGtctggcatccaataaaaaattaccaggcatataaagaaggaagaaaatatgacCCAAAACTGTAAGTTTCCAGTGGTTCTAGGAATACAAAAGGGAAATTAAATTTGGGAAGACTGTTCTGGGAGGAATCATTTGTCACTGGGATATAAATTAAGTTGGTAGGGCAGTTGTGGCTCTTACTGAAAAATCAGagtgctgatccaaactccagaCAGATAACACTGataccagacactggagaattctgggagcagtcagcctggcagacaggagatagggctagctaaaacagcaaaaaaaaaaaaacaaaaaaacaaaaaaacaaaaaaacaaaaaacaaagacccaaaaataaaaacagagactttttggagacctggtgaacatagaacggagaccggcagggctcaaacagagtcaggctgatatgcaaatccagagacggagtttccttgtctgaagaactggtttttctgctttcttgattgttccttaatggccctaatctccttgtctcttaggatttaaatagcccattagatctgcaaggagggctttttttaaaaaacaaaacaaaactttttctctttttctaaaacaattactctaaaaagcccaatacagaaagcctcaaagacttgcaatttgggcccaggcaagagcagagctaagagagctctgaggcaCAAAGCAgcaagtccagtggctgagaaaattcgctaaacacaacttcccaaggaaaggggtgTGTCTCTTACAGCCACCTTCCgtgtgggctgggaacactcctacccagtgccagcaccacagcccagagctaccccaaacaacccagtgtgatgggaagtgtttccaacaacacatgcacacaccacaatatcgggcatggataATAACCTTTCtggcaccctcagctaattgtcctggagctgggaaggtggagctgtgtgaaaagggggaaattaacacaccccattcagccatccatttagcagactgggaatgcccctacacagccctggagcccagaacctcccttgggggacggtgctcacctgtgatgtagcacagtcatccctcagcagaggacctaggagtacACGGCTTGGAAGgaggacccactcgcaagtcccaaggaccatatgccaataacaaggattgtgggtcagtggcagagacaaacagtggcaaGACTGaagtgaaggattagactattgtaacagctttaaatctccaggaacacctgggagatctgattattaaagccatcccccctccctaactgctcagacacatgccccatatgcagggcgggcaacaccaactacacaccaAGCTTGGTgtaccaactggaccccacaaaactcacacccccactcaccacaaagacaaagtgggggagaactggcttgaggggaataggtggcttgtggacgccaccttctggttagagaaagtgtactcaacgaagctgtagatctgacaaataattagagataagggtttgaatcagtctacatatccttaaaaaaccctatcaaattaagcaaatgccaagaggccaaaaacaacagaaaattttaaagcatatgaaaaaactagacgatatggataacccaagcccaagcacccaaatcaaaagatcagaggagacacagtacttggagcacttaagaactgaagatgaaaaatgagagcatggcacaggatataaagaacataaagaccctagaggagcataaagaagaaattgcaagagtaaataaaaaaaaaatgatcttatggaaataaaagaaactgttgaccaaattaaaaagattctggatactcatagtacaagactagaggaagatgaacagtgaatcagtgatgtaggggatgacagaatggaaaatgaaagaacaaaaaaaatcaaaatggatgtcAGGGATATGATAGTATAAAATagccaaatataagactcattggcatttcagaaggggaagagaagggtaaatctaggaagagtatttgaagaaattgttggggaaaatttcccaaacaccataaacaccataaatacagaaatcataaatgtccagtgaactccaaatagaataaatgcaaataactctgatacatattctgatcagactgtcaaatattgaaaagaaagagcaagttttgaaagcagcaagagaaaagcaattcaccacatacaaaggaaacagcataagactaagtagttactcagcagctaccaaggaggcaagaaggcagtggcatgacatgacgtatttaaaattctgagagagaaaaatttccaaacaagaattctttatccagcaaagctctccttcaaatttgagtgagagcttaaatttttcacagacaaatgctcagagaatttgctaacaagagacctgccctacttgagatactaaagggagccctatcaacatagaaacaaagaaaggagagagagagatggagaaaggttcagtactaaagagattcagtatgggtatgctaaaggacattaagagagagaggggaaaaatatatctgacaaaaaccaaaggataagatggctgattcaataaatgccttcacagtaataatattgaatgtgaatggattaaactccccaatcaaaagatatagattggcagaatggattaaaaaaaaatgaaccatcaatatgttgcatacaagagactcagacacagggacagaaagaaattgaaagtgaaaggatggaaaaaatattccgtgcaagctacagccaaacgaaagcaggagtagcaatattaatctcagataaaatagactttaaatgcaaggatgttatgagacaagaaggccactacatactaataaaaggggcaattcagcaagaagaaataaaaatcataaatgtttatccacccaatcaaggtgccacagaatacatgaacactggcaaaactaaaggaagcaattgatgtttccacaataattgtgggagatttcaacacatcactctcttctatagatagatcaaccacacagaagaccaacaaggaaataattgaaaacctaaataatctgataaatgaactggatttaatagacttatatagaacattacatcccaaatcaccagcatacacattcttctctagtgctcatggaactttctccagaatagatcatatgctgggccataaaacaagcctcaataaatttttaaaaaattgaaaattttcaaagtacattctctgaccacaatggaatacaattagaagtcaataaccatcagagacttagaaaattcacaaataactggaggttaaacaacacgctcctaagcaatcagtgggttaaagaagaaataggaagagaaattgctaaatatatagagatgaatgaaaatgagaacacaacataccaaaatgtatgggatgtagcaaaagcggtactgagggggaaatttagagcactaaatgcatacattaaaaaggaagaaagagctaaaatcaaagaactaatggatcaactgaaaaagctagaaaatgaacagcaaaccaatcctaaaccaagaagaaataacgattaaagcagaaatgtatGACacacagagcaaaaaaaaatagaataaataacaccaaaagttggatctttgaGACGATCaactagctagactgacaaaatcaaaaagagagaagaccaatataaacaaaataatgaatgagaaaggtttcaatactgcagatcccgaagaaattaaaaaaattataagaggatactatgaacaactgtatgccaataaactggataatgtagaggaaatggacaatttcctggaaacatatgaacaacctagaccaaccagagaagaaacagaagacttcaagcaaccaatcacaagcaaagagatccagtcatcaaagcgcttcccacaaataaatgcccagggccggatggcttcacaggggaattctaccaaactttccaaaaagaactgacaccaaccttaaactctttcaaaactttgaagaaaataggacactacctaactcattttatgaagctaacatcaatctaataccaaaaccaggcaaagatgctacaaaaaggaaaactacaggctgtatctccctaatgaataaagatgcaaaaattctcaacaaaatacttgcaaatcgaatccaaaggcacattaaaaaaatcatacaccatgaccaagtggggttcattccaggcatgcaaggatggttcaacataagaaaatcaattaaaacacattaacaaaacaaaggagaaaaatcaaatgatcatctcaa
Above is a window of Choloepus didactylus isolate mChoDid1 chromosome 8, mChoDid1.pri, whole genome shotgun sequence DNA encoding:
- the CSRP2 gene encoding cysteine and glycine-rich protein 2 yields the protein MPVWGGGNKCGACGRTVYHAEEVQCDGKSFHRCCFLCMVCRKNLDSTTVAIHDEEIYCKSCYGKKYGPKGYGYGQGAGTLNMDRGERLGIKPESVQPHRPTTNPNTSKFAQKYGDAEKCSRCGDSVYAAEKIIGAGKPWHKNCFRCAKCGKSLESTTLTEKEGEIYCKGCYAKNFGPKGIGYGQGAGALVHAE